A stretch of the Lolium perenne isolate Kyuss_39 chromosome 3, Kyuss_2.0, whole genome shotgun sequence genome encodes the following:
- the LOC127345582 gene encoding uncharacterized protein, with product MCGGRLTPAAASVAAVLRDDDLLREIFLRLGFPNYLVRAALVSKRWLFQISDPAFLSRFRDRHPPRLLGICVGYPSLYQFVPLPQPPELTVVSRRAASSCNDSFAAVRGQCIKHCRNGRFITGFYHDARFRYSLLSPLLAEEPVTVLPPTPVSRRDWKVRPQKAFTEIFLPEDGGSDGITLVNLWSVGGKVSAELYVLRSGGWGVPATAATELELPVEHGATFLKAMLPPVHAKVFLVTTFGYTLVLDLATASFFTLELPVGAGHNYNISCADGSGLYLVNVDGFQLSVWLYQMTGGDNHAGGWLLVDTFCILDACRRVAADSWVPKNGDFFGVLAVGENAEFVFLDHVASGVLFYIHLRSRLAEKVYQRRTSGAGLAYSVLDHIRCSPFMMSWPPIFPALSGGPDQQE from the coding sequence ATGTGCGGCGGTAGACTGACGCCGGCGGCCGCATCGGTGGCGGCGGTGCTCCGCGACGACGACCTACTCCGCGAGATCTTCCTCCGCCTCGGCTTCCCCAACTACCTCGTCCGCGCCGCCCTCGTCTCCAAGCGGTGGCTCTTCCAAATCTCCGACCCGGCCTTCCTCAGCCGCTTTCGCGACCGCCACCCACCCCGCCTCCTCGGCATCTGCGTCGGTTATCCAAGCCTGTATCAGTTCGTGCCTCTCCCTCAGCCCCCGGAGCTCACCGTCGTCTCACGACGCGCGGCCTCCTCCTGCAACGACTCCTTCGCCGCCGTGAGAGGTCAGTGTATCAAGCACTGCCGGAACGGCCGCTTCATCACCGGGTTCTACCATGACGCCAGATTCAGGTACTCTCTCCTGTCGCCGCTGCTCGCGGAGGAGCCTGTAACCGTCCTCCCGCCGACCCCAGTGTCCCGCCGTGACTGGAAGGTTCGCCCTCAGAAAGCATTCACTGAGATTTTCCTACCCGaggatgggggcagcgatggcatcACCTTGGTGAATCTCTGGAGTGTTGGGGGAAAAGTCTCTGCGGAATTGTACGTCCTGCGATCCGGCGGATGGGGTGTCCCTGCCACCGCGGCGACAGAGCTAGAGCTCCCGGTCGAGCACGGTGCAACCTTCCTCAAAGCAATGCTGCCACCAGTCCACGCCAAGGTCTTCTTGGTGACCACTTTTGGCTATACACTGGTTCTTGATTTGGCCACTGCAAGCTTCTTCACCCTTGAGCTCCCTGTTGGAGCGGGGCACAATTACAATATCTCATGTGCAGATGGTTCCGGGCTCTATCTTGTCAATGTGGATGGGTTTCAGCTCAGTGTGTGGCTCTATCAGATGACAGGCGGCGACAATCATGCAGGCGGCTGGCTGCTGGTGGACACATTTTGCATCCTGGATGCATGCAGACGTGTTGCGGCTGACAGTTGGGTGCCAAAAAATGGCGATTTCTTTGGTGTTCTTGCAGTCGGGGAGAACGCTGAGTTTGTATTCTTGGATCATGTGGCAAGTGGTGTTCTCTTTTATATTCATCTGAGGAGCAGGCTGGCTGAGAAGGTCTATCAGAGGAGGACAAGTGGAGCAGGTCTTGCTTATTCGGTGCTTGACCACATACGTTGTTCTCCCTTTATGATGAGCTGGCCGCCTATCTTCCCGGCTCTGAGCGGAGGACCTGATCAACAGGAATGA